A genome region from Fervidobacterium changbaicum includes the following:
- the ligA gene encoding NAD-dependent DNA ligase LigA produces MVPEKIREEVEKLRREIEYHNYRYYVLASPVITDEEYDKLMQRLIELEEKYPELRTPDSPTQRVGGQPIEGFETVEHSEPMLSLDNTYNEAEILNFHERVRKTVGDVEYVAELKIDGVSIALRYENGLLLKAITRGDGLKGDDVTANVKTVKSIPLRLPEPITIEVRGEIFMPVSYFEEYNQQREEEGLAPFANPRNATAGTLHLLDPAEVAKRNLDSFMYYVVKPQQYGLKSQWEALEFLKKLHFKVNPHNKLCESIEEVIEYWRKWSKERSNLEYWIDGVVVKVNDFEKQNELGWTAKSPRWAIAFKFPAQQARTKIIAVSYQVGRTGVITPVAEFEPVELEGTIIKRASLHNFDYIKEKDIKIGDYVLIEKAGGIIPQVVHVVKDLRTGQEQPITVPDNCPVCGGPVGKESKEYVAYKCLNPHCPAKLKRHLEVFVSRQALDIQGLGPKIISKIVDAGLVKDIADIFYLTVFDLAQISGLGPKMISNILSQIEKAKSVSFDRLIVGLGIPGVGERTAKILARKFRSLDELTNSTIADLLLIEGIGEDTAKSIYDYFKLPKTKEIIEKLKKAGVNTKSDIEVKEDVLTGLTFCVTGTLKSFSREEIKRFIESLGGHFTDNISKKTDYLIVGENPGSKLQKAQKYGVKTITEDEFLQMVEERRAQKGGQQE; encoded by the coding sequence ATGGTTCCAGAAAAAATAAGGGAAGAGGTAGAAAAGCTAAGAAGAGAGATTGAGTATCATAACTATCGTTACTACGTTTTGGCAAGCCCAGTTATAACCGATGAAGAATATGATAAATTAATGCAAAGGCTTATCGAGCTTGAGGAAAAATATCCGGAACTCAGAACGCCAGATTCACCAACCCAGAGGGTTGGTGGTCAGCCTATTGAAGGTTTTGAAACAGTTGAGCACAGCGAACCAATGCTGAGCTTGGATAACACCTATAACGAGGCTGAAATACTGAACTTCCATGAGCGCGTCAGAAAAACGGTTGGAGATGTTGAGTACGTTGCCGAACTGAAAATAGATGGAGTTTCCATTGCTCTCAGGTACGAGAACGGATTGTTGTTAAAAGCAATTACAAGAGGTGACGGATTAAAAGGTGACGATGTTACAGCTAACGTGAAGACCGTGAAATCTATCCCTCTTAGACTGCCGGAGCCGATTACGATAGAAGTTCGTGGCGAAATATTCATGCCCGTGAGTTACTTTGAAGAGTACAACCAGCAAAGGGAAGAAGAAGGCCTTGCGCCCTTCGCAAATCCAAGGAATGCAACTGCAGGTACGCTCCATCTATTAGATCCGGCAGAAGTTGCAAAGAGAAATTTGGACTCGTTCATGTACTACGTAGTTAAACCACAGCAGTATGGGTTGAAGAGTCAGTGGGAGGCCTTGGAATTTCTCAAAAAATTACACTTCAAAGTAAACCCACACAACAAACTGTGTGAGTCGATAGAAGAGGTCATTGAGTACTGGCGCAAGTGGTCCAAGGAAAGAAGCAATCTTGAATACTGGATCGATGGTGTAGTTGTAAAGGTAAATGATTTTGAAAAACAAAATGAACTTGGCTGGACTGCAAAATCACCGCGTTGGGCTATCGCATTTAAATTCCCCGCTCAACAAGCACGGACAAAAATTATAGCTGTGTCCTATCAAGTGGGCCGCACAGGTGTGATAACTCCTGTTGCCGAATTCGAGCCCGTTGAACTCGAGGGTACTATCATTAAAAGAGCTTCTTTGCATAATTTTGACTATATAAAGGAAAAAGACATAAAAATAGGTGATTATGTTTTGATAGAAAAAGCCGGGGGTATAATTCCTCAGGTCGTCCATGTGGTTAAAGACTTAAGAACTGGGCAGGAACAACCTATAACCGTTCCCGACAACTGTCCTGTATGTGGTGGTCCCGTAGGAAAGGAATCAAAGGAATACGTTGCGTACAAATGTTTAAATCCACACTGTCCGGCGAAGTTGAAAAGACATTTGGAGGTTTTCGTTTCGAGGCAGGCACTCGATATACAAGGTCTCGGACCGAAAATTATTTCAAAGATCGTTGATGCAGGTTTAGTTAAAGACATAGCTGATATATTCTACTTGACAGTTTTTGACCTCGCACAAATTAGTGGTCTTGGACCTAAGATGATTTCAAACATACTATCGCAAATTGAGAAAGCAAAATCCGTGAGTTTTGACAGATTGATTGTTGGACTTGGAATTCCTGGTGTTGGTGAGCGCACAGCCAAGATATTGGCAAGGAAATTCCGCTCGCTGGATGAACTCACGAATTCTACAATAGCTGATTTATTGTTAATAGAGGGCATAGGTGAGGACACAGCAAAGAGTATATACGACTATTTCAAACTTCCAAAGACGAAGGAAATTATAGAAAAACTTAAAAAGGCTGGTGTGAACACAAAGAGCGATATCGAAGTCAAGGAAGATGTGCTAACTGGTTTAACTTTTTGCGTAACAGGAACGCTTAAATCTTTCTCAAGGGAAGAAATAAAGAGATTCATCGAATCTTTAGGTGGTCACTTCACCGATAATATTTCCAAGAAAACGGATTATCTAATCGTTGGTGAAAACCCCGGAAGTAAGCTACAAAAAGCGCAGAAATATGGGGTCAAAACCATAACTGAAGACGAATTTCTACAAATGGTAGAAGAAAGAAGAGCGCAAAAGGGTGGACAACAGGAATGA